One Shewanella sp. MR-4 DNA window includes the following coding sequences:
- a CDS encoding bifunctional 2',3'-cyclic-nucleotide 2'-phosphodiesterase/3'-nucleotidase, translated as MLNKKLLAVMITAALGVSACGSDDEQIVQADLRVLETTDLHTNIMDFNYYSGKEDPTIGLARTASLIHAARKEAKNSVLVDNGDLLQGSPMGDYMAKVGLQMGDVHPAYKAMNLLDYEVGNIGNHEFNYGLDFLNKSLHGAEFPYINANVYCADDNGCWNDVKKGEHLFTPYIIKEKQIVDSEGNNQTIKIGYIGFVPPQILLWDKQNLTGKVTVEDIVATAKKYVPEMKAKGADLIIAIPHSGIGSTENPGDPMAENATYALTYVDGINAILFGHSHSIFPDAKYADLPNTDVTKGLLNGVPAVMPGRWGDNLGVVDFKLERKDGKWSVLSATTKARPIYDGATKTPLVEADAAIHDAVAAEHQGTLAFVDEPIGVAAADMYSFLTLVQDDPTVQIVSDAQIANVKAKLPEALKDLPVLSASAPFKAGGRHGTTSDADQYVQVDKGALTFKNAADLYLYPNTMVAVKATGAELKDWLECSANQFNQIDPTKTTPQELINWDGHPTYNFDVLDGLTYKIDVTQPSKFDRDCAVVNANANRIVDLSYTDANGKVFTGEEFAAKEFIVASNNYRAFGGKFAGTGSDHVVLELPDTNREALAAYITAQSKFNETTGKYEGMVNPSADYNWDFKTISTNVALDIRFQTQDSDKAATFIEANKQREMTKISKDELGFAVYRINLSQDKAK; from the coding sequence ATGTTAAATAAAAAACTACTCGCAGTGATGATCACTGCCGCCTTAGGCGTAAGCGCCTGTGGCTCGGATGATGAGCAAATCGTTCAAGCGGATTTACGTGTATTAGAAACCACGGATCTGCACACAAATATCATGGATTTCAACTACTACAGTGGTAAAGAAGACCCAACTATCGGTCTGGCACGTACAGCAAGCCTAATCCATGCCGCCCGTAAAGAAGCCAAAAACAGTGTACTCGTAGATAACGGCGACCTGCTTCAAGGTAGTCCTATGGGAGACTACATGGCTAAAGTCGGCCTACAAATGGGCGATGTTCACCCAGCCTATAAAGCGATGAATCTATTAGATTACGAAGTAGGTAATATCGGTAACCACGAATTTAACTATGGTTTAGATTTTTTAAATAAATCACTTCATGGTGCAGAATTCCCTTATATTAACGCCAACGTCTATTGTGCCGACGATAATGGCTGCTGGAATGATGTGAAAAAAGGTGAGCATTTATTCACCCCTTATATCATTAAAGAAAAGCAAATCGTCGATAGCGAAGGAAATAACCAAACCATTAAGATTGGTTATATTGGTTTTGTGCCACCACAAATTTTATTGTGGGATAAACAAAATCTGACAGGCAAAGTTACGGTTGAAGATATTGTGGCGACCGCTAAGAAATATGTGCCTGAAATGAAAGCTAAAGGCGCTGATCTGATTATCGCAATCCCACACTCAGGTATTGGTTCGACCGAAAATCCTGGCGATCCTATGGCAGAGAACGCAACCTATGCCTTGACCTATGTCGACGGTATTAATGCCATCCTCTTTGGTCACAGCCACTCTATTTTCCCCGATGCCAAATATGCCGACTTACCTAACACAGACGTGACTAAAGGTCTGTTAAATGGTGTACCAGCCGTCATGCCTGGACGCTGGGGTGACAACTTAGGTGTGGTCGACTTTAAACTCGAACGTAAAGACGGTAAGTGGTCTGTGCTCAGTGCCACCACTAAGGCACGTCCTATCTATGATGGCGCAACCAAAACACCATTAGTCGAAGCCGACGCCGCCATCCATGATGCTGTCGCCGCCGAGCACCAAGGGACCCTCGCCTTCGTGGACGAACCGATTGGGGTTGCTGCCGCCGACATGTATAGCTTCTTGACCTTAGTGCAGGACGATCCAACCGTTCAAATCGTTTCTGACGCGCAAATTGCCAACGTTAAAGCCAAACTCCCCGAGGCATTAAAAGATCTACCAGTTTTATCGGCCTCTGCGCCATTCAAAGCCGGTGGTCGCCACGGAACAACCAGCGATGCAGACCAATATGTACAAGTCGATAAAGGCGCATTGACCTTTAAAAACGCCGCCGATCTTTACCTCTACCCCAACACTATGGTGGCGGTTAAAGCGACGGGGGCTGAACTGAAAGATTGGCTGGAGTGCTCGGCTAACCAATTCAATCAAATCGATCCAACCAAGACTACGCCGCAGGAGTTAATCAACTGGGATGGTCACCCAACCTATAACTTCGACGTGCTCGATGGCTTGACCTACAAGATTGATGTCACTCAACCAAGCAAGTTCGACCGCGACTGCGCCGTCGTTAATGCCAATGCTAACCGTATCGTCGATTTAAGCTACACAGATGCCAACGGTAAAGTCTTCACTGGCGAAGAGTTTGCGGCCAAAGAATTTATCGTGGCCTCAAATAACTACCGCGCCTTTGGTGGCAAGTTTGCCGGTACAGGCAGTGATCATGTGGTACTCGAACTGCCAGATACTAACCGTGAAGCCTTAGCTGCCTACATCACAGCGCAATCTAAGTTCAACGAAACCACAGGCAAGTATGAAGGCATGGTCAACCCAAGTGCTGACTACAACTGGGATTTCAAAACCATCAGCACCAATGTTGCGTTAGATATTCGCTTCCAGACCCAAGATAGCGATAAAGCCGCTACCTTTATCGAAGCCAATAAACAACGCGAAATGACCAAGATTAGTAAAGATGAACTCGGTTTTGCCGTGTACCGCATCAACCTAAGCCAAGATAAAGCGAAGTAA
- a CDS encoding M3 family metallopeptidase, with translation MRKSVITTAVAAALLLGACSEKPAANTEAANAVATQAAASTQADATNVLLSKSPLQDQAPQFNLIKSSDYAPAFAQGIKEHEAEIAAIIANKQAPTFENTILAMETSGELLTRVSRTFFNLAGLISDDDFQKNEADLAPKLSAHRDNIYLDPSLFARVETVYQQRAGLNAEDKRLVEFYYEQFVRAGAKLSDADKAKMRDFNAELATLATEFSQNSLKSFKDDVIVVTDKAQLDGLSDSEIATLAAAAQAAGKTGYLITLVNTTRQPILASLNNRELRQKVWETSAHRAVASNGPLIVKMAQLRAKKANLLGFDTWAAYAVADQMAKTPSAVYEILDDLAPKALAHAKADAADIQAEIKKAGGNFELQPWDWAYYAEKVRQQKYALDESSIKPYFEFNSVLKDGLFFAMHKLYGISVKPRTDLPVWNSDVLAFEVFDKDNSSIGLFYLDPYAREGKGGGAWMDEFVTQSGLLGTKPVVYNALNIPKPADGPTLMTFDEVTTMFHEFGHAVHGLFSKVKYPSVAGTSTARDFVEFPSQVNEDWNIDPAVIANYAKHYQTGEPIPKALLDKILASNKFGQGFDTVEYLAAALLDMEWHSIGADTQIKDVEQFEHQVLAKHGLDFAPIPPRYKSSYFSHAFSGGYSAGYYAYLWTEVFAADAFAYMGQHGGLKAENGDKFRDAVLSKGNSEDLMQDYIHFTGQKPTTDALLKRRGLVD, from the coding sequence ATGCGTAAGTCTGTTATTACTACTGCCGTGGCCGCGGCATTGTTATTGGGCGCTTGCTCAGAAAAACCGGCAGCCAATACTGAGGCCGCCAATGCGGTCGCGACGCAAGCTGCTGCATCGACTCAAGCTGATGCGACCAATGTGTTATTGAGTAAGAGTCCACTGCAGGATCAAGCTCCGCAGTTTAATCTGATCAAGAGTTCGGATTATGCCCCCGCGTTTGCGCAGGGCATAAAAGAACATGAGGCTGAAATTGCCGCCATTATTGCCAATAAACAGGCGCCAACCTTCGAGAATACGATTTTAGCCATGGAAACCTCGGGTGAGTTGTTAACTCGAGTGTCACGTACCTTCTTCAATCTGGCGGGGTTAATCTCCGACGATGATTTTCAAAAAAACGAGGCGGACTTAGCGCCTAAGCTGTCGGCTCACCGCGATAACATCTACTTAGATCCAAGTTTATTTGCCCGTGTAGAAACCGTATATCAACAACGTGCAGGGTTAAATGCCGAAGATAAGCGCTTGGTCGAGTTTTATTACGAGCAGTTTGTACGTGCTGGGGCCAAATTATCCGATGCCGATAAAGCCAAGATGCGCGACTTTAACGCTGAGTTAGCGACCCTAGCGACTGAGTTTTCTCAAAACAGCTTAAAGTCATTTAAAGACGATGTGATTGTTGTGACCGACAAAGCACAACTGGACGGTTTATCTGACAGCGAAATCGCGACCTTAGCGGCCGCAGCGCAGGCGGCTGGTAAAACGGGTTACCTGATTACCTTAGTGAACACGACTCGTCAGCCTATTTTAGCCAGTTTAAATAACCGTGAACTGCGCCAAAAAGTCTGGGAAACCTCGGCTCACCGCGCTGTTGCCAGCAATGGTCCTTTAATCGTGAAGATGGCGCAGCTGCGCGCTAAGAAAGCCAATTTACTCGGCTTTGATACTTGGGCAGCCTACGCCGTGGCCGACCAAATGGCTAAAACGCCAAGCGCCGTGTATGAAATTTTAGATGACTTGGCGCCTAAAGCGCTGGCTCACGCTAAGGCCGATGCGGCGGATATCCAAGCTGAAATCAAAAAGGCCGGCGGTAATTTTGAATTACAACCTTGGGATTGGGCTTATTACGCCGAGAAAGTGCGTCAGCAAAAATACGCCCTCGATGAGAGCAGCATCAAACCCTACTTTGAGTTTAACTCTGTGCTGAAGGATGGTTTGTTCTTCGCGATGCACAAACTCTACGGCATCAGCGTTAAACCGCGCACCGATTTACCAGTATGGAATAGCGATGTCCTCGCCTTTGAGGTTTTCGATAAAGACAACAGCTCTATTGGTCTGTTCTATCTTGACCCTTATGCCCGTGAAGGTAAGGGCGGCGGCGCTTGGATGGATGAGTTTGTCACTCAAAGCGGCCTGCTAGGCACTAAGCCTGTGGTGTATAACGCACTGAATATCCCGAAACCTGCCGACGGTCCAACCTTGATGACCTTCGATGAAGTGACCACTATGTTCCATGAATTTGGTCATGCGGTGCACGGTTTATTCTCCAAGGTGAAATACCCGAGTGTGGCAGGTACCTCTACAGCGCGCGACTTTGTGGAGTTTCCGTCTCAAGTTAACGAAGATTGGAACATTGACCCTGCGGTCATTGCCAATTACGCCAAGCACTACCAAACTGGTGAGCCTATTCCTAAAGCCTTACTCGATAAAATCTTAGCTTCGAATAAATTTGGTCAAGGTTTTGATACTGTTGAGTATTTAGCGGCTGCATTACTGGATATGGAATGGCACTCGATTGGTGCCGACACCCAAATCAAAGATGTGGAACAGTTTGAGCATCAAGTGTTAGCCAAACACGGCCTCGATTTCGCGCCAATTCCACCGCGTTATAAGTCGAGCTATTTTAGCCATGCCTTCTCGGGTGGCTATTCTGCAGGTTATTACGCTTATCTGTGGACGGAAGTATTTGCCGCCGATGCCTTTGCCTATATGGGCCAACATGGTGGTTTAAAAGCCGAAAACGGCGATAAGTTCCGTGATGCGGTATTGTCTAAAGGCAACAGCGAAGATCTGATGCAGGATTACATCCACTTTACCGGTCAAAAACCCACGACCGATGCCTTATTAAAGCGCCGTGGTTTAGTCGATTAA
- a CDS encoding lecithin retinol acyltransferase family protein, with the protein MPLPLLWLGSAAMGALLLADEREKRQQLERDRLLGRAPRQASANQAMVAAPSQWQKGFKQVSPQPGSIVCCYVFGVIEHTGIWLADDCLIELHGSGLIRAVSVKRFLAGRTGSQIYIACNHQHQPLIASDMVSRAERAIYQYREYDLFDNNCHRFVWSCLCGEEVAIKSFNELNQKLAGYFKQGIYWDEMRRVPEEIKM; encoded by the coding sequence ATGCCATTACCGTTACTTTGGCTTGGCAGTGCAGCAATGGGCGCGTTATTGCTCGCCGATGAGCGTGAAAAGCGTCAACAGCTTGAGCGTGACCGCCTATTAGGCAGAGCGCCACGGCAAGCGAGTGCCAACCAAGCCATGGTTGCAGCACCCAGCCAGTGGCAGAAGGGCTTTAAACAAGTCTCGCCGCAGCCTGGAAGCATTGTTTGCTGCTATGTGTTTGGGGTCATTGAACATACTGGCATTTGGTTGGCGGATGATTGCCTTATCGAGCTACATGGCTCAGGGCTGATAAGGGCGGTATCGGTAAAACGGTTTCTAGCGGGGCGTACTGGTAGCCAAATCTATATTGCCTGCAATCATCAACATCAACCACTGATTGCCAGTGATATGGTGAGCCGTGCCGAGCGGGCCATTTATCAATACCGTGAATATGATTTGTTCGACAACAACTGCCATCGATTCGTCTGGTCATGTTTGTGTGGTGAAGAGGTTGCCATAAAAAGCTTTAATGAATTAAATCAAAAACTCGCGGGCTATTTTAAGCAGGGGATTTACTGGGATGAAATGCGTCGAGTCCCTGAAGAGATAAAAATGTAA
- a CDS encoding GntR family transcriptional regulator, protein MSRTTPIVHKTRTQLVVEVLREKILSGDIAAGEPLRQSALAEALHVSRIPVREALLQLEAEGLVKFEPHKGATATELSVEQVTELFELRAMIETDLLAKAIPRLQEEDLIKAERVLEQLESAFKHEDAVASWSELNTQFHTCLYQAANRPHTLEVVHGLNTNCDRYIRLQLLLAGGIPAAEHEHRELLNYCKQRETEKATALLRHHILHAAMTIRDLVAKQVV, encoded by the coding sequence ATGAGTCGAACTACGCCTATAGTCCATAAAACCCGCACCCAATTAGTTGTAGAAGTGCTGAGAGAGAAAATTCTTTCGGGTGATATAGCCGCAGGGGAACCACTCAGACAAAGCGCCTTAGCCGAGGCCTTACATGTAAGCCGTATTCCCGTGAGAGAAGCCTTACTACAGCTGGAGGCGGAGGGGCTTGTGAAGTTCGAACCCCACAAAGGGGCGACCGCGACCGAATTATCCGTTGAACAAGTGACTGAGCTTTTTGAATTACGCGCCATGATCGAGACCGATCTACTCGCCAAAGCCATACCACGACTTCAAGAAGAAGATTTAATAAAAGCAGAACGCGTATTGGAGCAATTGGAATCGGCCTTTAAACATGAAGATGCCGTCGCCAGTTGGAGCGAGCTAAATACACAGTTTCATACCTGTTTATATCAAGCCGCCAATCGTCCACATACGCTAGAGGTTGTCCACGGCCTCAATACTAACTGCGATAGATATATCCGTTTGCAATTGCTGCTCGCAGGAGGTATTCCCGCAGCAGAGCACGAGCACCGTGAACTGCTCAACTATTGCAAACAAAGAGAAACAGAGAAAGCCACGGCGTTGCTGCGACATCATATTTTGCATGCCGCAATGACAATTCGGGATCTCGTCGCCAAACAGGTGGTCTAG
- the gmhB gene encoding D-glycero-beta-D-manno-heptose 1,7-bisphosphate 7-phosphatase, producing the protein MGTVNRAVFLDRDGVINKDHGYVHQVDDFEYIEGVFEACLALKQMGYKLVVVTNQSGIARGMYTEDQFHSLTEWMDWNFADKGVDLDGIYYCPHHNEKGLGEYKVDCDCRKPKPGMLLDAAKFLKIDLSQSVMVGDKADDMLAAKEAGVPTRILVRTGKAIADDSEASVVLDSIADVPGFLKK; encoded by the coding sequence GTGGGTACAGTCAATCGAGCCGTATTTTTAGACCGTGATGGTGTGATCAACAAAGATCATGGTTATGTGCATCAGGTGGATGACTTTGAATATATAGAAGGTGTGTTTGAAGCCTGCCTCGCCTTAAAGCAAATGGGATACAAATTGGTGGTGGTCACCAATCAGTCGGGGATTGCCCGTGGCATGTATACTGAAGATCAATTCCACAGTCTCACCGAATGGATGGATTGGAACTTTGCCGATAAAGGTGTTGACCTCGATGGCATCTATTATTGCCCGCACCATAATGAAAAAGGTCTCGGTGAATATAAAGTCGATTGCGATTGCCGCAAGCCAAAACCTGGCATGCTACTCGATGCGGCAAAATTCCTGAAAATCGATTTGTCGCAGTCGGTGATGGTGGGCGATAAAGCAGACGATATGCTTGCGGCCAAAGAGGCAGGGGTCCCGACGCGTATCCTCGTCCGTACTGGTAAAGCAATCGCTGATGATAGTGAGGCGTCTGTCGTGCTCGATAGCATTGCCGATGTGCCGGGATTTTTAAAGAAGTAG
- a CDS encoding MarR family winged helix-turn-helix transcriptional regulator — protein sequence MAQKLSDNVCFALYSATNSLVRAFRPILDEYDLTYPQYIVMHSLWYVNDVSLKELSNDTRLDPSTLTPIVKRLESKGLLTRNLSELDERKKVISLTLKGRQLQDEATQLTEKLVARSSMSAERIEELRLLCLELEAELSKD from the coding sequence ATGGCTCAAAAATTATCTGACAATGTGTGCTTTGCACTGTATTCGGCCACGAACTCATTAGTGAGAGCGTTTCGCCCCATCCTTGACGAATATGATCTCACTTATCCCCAGTACATTGTGATGCATTCACTCTGGTACGTGAATGACGTCAGCCTGAAAGAGTTGTCTAACGACACTCGCTTAGATCCAAGCACCTTAACGCCAATCGTGAAGCGTTTGGAATCAAAAGGATTACTCACTCGAAATTTATCAGAACTGGATGAACGGAAAAAAGTGATATCACTTACCCTTAAGGGGCGACAATTGCAGGATGAAGCGACTCAACTCACAGAGAAATTGGTGGCTCGCTCTAGCATGAGTGCAGAGCGTATCGAGGAATTACGACTCTTATGCCTAGAATTAGAGGCGGAGTTATCCAAAGACTAA
- a CDS encoding ketoacyl-ACP synthase III: MQYATITGWGKCVPPATLTNDDLATFIETSDEWIKSRTGISQRHISHVNTSELASVAAKRALAAAGIDGSEIDMIILASASPDTLIPNIASTVQANIGASCAAFDINAACSGFLYGLGLASSQIKSGQSKKVLVIGAERLSFYLDWSRRETAVLFGDGAGAVVVEATDVPGGVLGYELNNDPEGRDILKAGFGTAMDRFSAESLDFYIQFDGQEIFKRAINGMNKLSTQVLEKCGVDKDEVDLVIPHQANERIIDTLVSRMKIPKEKAFVNIANYGNTSAATIPIAICDALEKGLIKPNQTILSCAFGAGLTSAALLLQWGERVTPVQVSDAQLPPCELSGIELVKRAVDYFCK, encoded by the coding sequence ATGCAGTACGCCACTATCACTGGCTGGGGAAAATGCGTTCCTCCCGCCACTTTGACTAACGATGATCTTGCTACTTTTATCGAAACTTCCGATGAATGGATTAAAAGCCGTACCGGGATCAGCCAGCGTCATATCAGCCATGTGAATACCTCAGAATTAGCATCGGTTGCCGCTAAACGCGCCCTTGCCGCGGCAGGCATTGACGGCAGCGAAATTGATATGATCATTTTAGCCAGCGCCAGCCCAGATACCTTGATCCCCAATATTGCCTCTACAGTCCAGGCTAATATTGGCGCAAGCTGTGCAGCCTTCGATATCAATGCGGCATGCAGTGGCTTCTTATACGGCTTAGGTTTAGCCAGCTCACAGATCAAGAGTGGCCAGAGCAAGAAAGTATTGGTGATTGGTGCTGAACGTTTATCATTCTATCTAGATTGGTCACGCCGTGAAACCGCAGTGCTGTTTGGTGATGGTGCGGGTGCCGTCGTGGTTGAAGCGACGGACGTTCCAGGCGGTGTATTAGGCTATGAGCTGAATAACGACCCAGAAGGTCGCGATATCCTAAAAGCCGGTTTTGGTACTGCGATGGACAGATTCTCCGCCGAATCATTAGACTTTTATATTCAATTCGATGGCCAAGAAATCTTTAAACGTGCCATTAATGGTATGAATAAGTTAAGCACTCAAGTGCTTGAAAAATGTGGCGTCGATAAGGATGAAGTCGACCTAGTGATCCCACACCAAGCGAACGAGCGCATTATCGATACCCTAGTTAGCCGCATGAAGATCCCTAAAGAAAAAGCCTTCGTGAACATCGCTAACTATGGCAACACCTCGGCGGCCACTATCCCCATCGCCATCTGCGATGCGTTGGAAAAAGGGTTAATTAAGCCGAACCAAACCATTCTGTCCTGCGCTTTCGGTGCTGGGTTAACCTCAGCAGCGCTGCTACTGCAGTGGGGCGAGCGCGTGACCCCTGTGCAGGTGAGTGATGCTCAGCTGCCACCCTGTGAGCTAAGTGGTATTGAGCTGGTTAAACGTGCTGTGGATTATTTCTGTAAGTAA
- a CDS encoding DUF2057 domain-containing protein produces MKSPSILCASAILLASLQPVSAEVLLQLPSDVELLTVNGQKPLSTSPVTLSDGLNQIAFRYNAQYRKQANSMRYQSDVLIIRFNETDQALQLKLPNIDSAKAAKQFDESPSLTLLDKHNQAISFNQDRLVKNGLQIGRNFEQEIFQYNQGQHPASIRLAAPQVSAAASAPTLPTATSAPSTAIATSAAASTAAITQGEAPDSPTQAEISHMLDYWYHLADDATKAKFKAKINGQ; encoded by the coding sequence ATGAAATCCCCCTCTATCCTGTGCGCATCCGCCATACTGCTTGCCAGCCTGCAACCCGTTAGTGCCGAAGTTCTCCTGCAGCTACCAAGTGATGTCGAGCTGTTAACCGTGAATGGACAAAAGCCATTAAGCACCTCGCCAGTCACGTTGAGTGATGGATTGAACCAAATCGCGTTTCGCTATAATGCCCAGTACCGCAAACAGGCTAATTCGATGCGCTACCAATCGGACGTACTGATCATCCGCTTTAACGAAACCGACCAAGCATTACAGCTCAAACTGCCCAATATCGACTCGGCTAAAGCCGCAAAGCAGTTCGATGAGTCACCGTCACTCACGCTGTTAGATAAGCACAATCAAGCGATTAGCTTTAACCAAGACAGATTAGTGAAAAACGGGCTTCAGATAGGCCGAAACTTCGAGCAGGAAATCTTTCAATATAATCAAGGCCAGCATCCCGCCTCGATAAGGCTTGCTGCGCCTCAAGTATCTGCAGCAGCGAGTGCACCAACGCTGCCTACTGCCACGTCTGCACCATCAACAGCCATAGCCACCAGTGCTGCCGCATCAACAGCTGCAATAACACAAGGCGAAGCGCCAGACTCGCCGACTCAAGCCGAAATCAGCCATATGCTGGATTATTGGTATCACCTCGCCGATGACGCCACCAAAGCAAAATTCAAGGCGAAAATTAACGGGCAATAA
- a CDS encoding 2OG-Fe(II) oxygenase: MVSQLSEAVLDVIADALVDKGYIFLPELIPHPISQVLLEKIQATEIHELKAASIGRGAEQQLNPDIRRDRIQWLEEQSEPDSLYLDLMTQLKDGLNRRLFMGLFDYESHYAVYQPGAFYKKHVDALKGSQNRILTTVFFLNPDWTPADCGELIIYDEADNEIERIAPKMGHFVIFLSERFPHEVSRTLAQRNSIAGWFRVSNSVHGF, encoded by the coding sequence ATGGTTTCGCAATTAAGTGAAGCAGTGCTGGATGTGATCGCTGACGCCTTGGTAGACAAAGGCTATATTTTTTTACCCGAGTTAATTCCTCACCCCATTAGCCAAGTATTATTGGAAAAAATCCAAGCAACAGAAATACATGAGCTCAAAGCGGCCTCGATTGGGCGTGGCGCTGAGCAGCAGCTTAATCCCGATATCCGCCGCGATAGGATCCAGTGGCTTGAGGAGCAGAGTGAGCCAGATAGCCTCTATCTAGACTTGATGACGCAGTTAAAGGATGGCCTAAATCGTCGCTTATTTATGGGGTTATTCGACTACGAAAGCCATTATGCCGTGTATCAACCCGGCGCCTTTTATAAGAAACATGTGGATGCGCTAAAAGGCAGTCAAAACCGTATCTTAACCACAGTGTTTTTCTTAAATCCCGATTGGACGCCAGCAGATTGCGGCGAGCTGATTATTTACGATGAAGCCGATAATGAGATAGAACGCATCGCGCCTAAAATGGGTCACTTTGTGATTTTCTTAAGCGAGCGCTTCCCCCATGAGGTGAGTAGAACCTTAGCCCAGCGCAACAGTATTGCTGGTTGGTTTAGGGTGAGTAATAGCGTGCACGGGTTTTAA
- a CDS encoding exonuclease domain-containing protein has translation MGPWWVNAKLRWRALRCQHELFKDYYQSLLPLLDLPISRAPLMAMDLEMTGLDPLNDQILSIGLVPIENGTIPLGSAQQKLVQIQGSVGQSATIHGILDNHLTEAVSIEEAMAWFVSQTRGHILVAHHSPLDCRFLQQDILSIYHQAIVIPAIDTLLLEKHRLLREHSVLKEGSLRLGACRERYGLPIYGAHSALTDALACGELLLAQVASMGGAEELKVGELLAYSS, from the coding sequence ATGGGACCATGGTGGGTTAACGCTAAGCTGAGGTGGCGAGCACTGCGCTGTCAGCATGAGTTATTTAAGGATTACTATCAATCCTTATTGCCACTCTTAGATTTGCCCATCAGTCGCGCGCCCTTGATGGCGATGGATTTGGAGATGACGGGCTTAGATCCTCTAAATGACCAAATTTTAAGTATTGGGCTGGTCCCGATTGAAAATGGCACTATTCCACTTGGGAGCGCGCAGCAAAAATTAGTGCAAATCCAGGGCAGTGTCGGACAGAGTGCGACGATACATGGCATTCTCGATAATCATTTAACTGAGGCTGTGAGTATTGAGGAGGCGATGGCATGGTTTGTGAGCCAAACCCGTGGGCACATCTTGGTTGCGCACCACTCTCCACTCGATTGCCGTTTTTTACAACAAGATATTTTGTCTATTTATCATCAAGCTATCGTTATACCTGCAATTGATACCCTATTGCTTGAGAAACATCGGTTGTTACGCGAACACTCAGTGCTTAAAGAGGGGAGTCTAAGATTGGGAGCCTGTCGTGAGCGATATGGTTTGCCTATCTATGGCGCCCATAGCGCACTGACAGATGCCTTAGCCTGTGGCGAACTGTTATTAGCGCAGGTGGCTAGCATGGGCGGCGCCGAGGAGTTAAAAGTGGGGGAATTATTGGCTTACTCGAGCTAA
- a CDS encoding NADP-dependent oxidoreductase produces the protein MISNQIHLASRPTGMPTQTNFKLVEVTLPALKTGEVLVKNTWMSVDPYMRGRMIDKDSYIPPYQINEVMDGGAIGEVIESLNPQFPVGAKVSHISGWRSAFISDGSDLTLLPAVNIPEQYFLGIIGMPGLTAWVGLMKVAKLKPTDTVFVSAASGAVGMVVCQIAKLNGCKVIASVGSDEKAELVKSLGVDAVINYKNVTDLTQALRDAAPEGIDVYFENVGGAHLEAALDVMNDYGRISVCGMIAYYNAQTPVPGPSNLLAINTKKLTMQGFIVMDYWDQYSEFVGQMAQWLQEGKMKSEETVYQGLEQAPDAFIGLFEGKNKGKMLVKL, from the coding sequence ATGATAAGCAATCAAATTCATTTAGCATCACGTCCTACAGGTATGCCAACACAAACTAACTTTAAGTTGGTCGAGGTCACATTACCCGCCTTGAAAACCGGAGAAGTGTTAGTCAAAAACACTTGGATGTCGGTCGATCCCTATATGCGCGGTCGGATGATCGACAAGGATTCCTATATTCCGCCATACCAAATTAATGAAGTGATGGATGGTGGCGCCATTGGTGAAGTCATTGAATCCTTAAATCCACAATTTCCCGTTGGTGCCAAGGTGAGCCATATCAGTGGCTGGCGTAGTGCCTTTATCAGTGACGGTAGCGATCTCACTTTATTACCTGCAGTGAATATTCCTGAGCAGTACTTTTTAGGTATTATCGGTATGCCTGGCTTGACAGCTTGGGTCGGTCTAATGAAAGTGGCTAAGTTAAAACCAACGGATACAGTATTTGTTTCAGCTGCATCCGGTGCGGTCGGTATGGTTGTCTGTCAAATCGCCAAGCTTAATGGCTGTAAAGTGATTGCTTCAGTTGGCTCAGATGAAAAAGCCGAGCTCGTCAAAAGTCTCGGTGTGGATGCGGTGATTAACTATAAAAATGTGACCGATTTAACCCAAGCACTGCGTGACGCGGCTCCAGAAGGCATTGATGTGTATTTTGAGAACGTCGGTGGCGCCCATCTTGAAGCTGCTTTAGATGTGATGAATGATTACGGCCGCATTTCGGTATGTGGCATGATTGCCTATTATAATGCGCAGACGCCAGTTCCTGGTCCAAGCAATCTCTTAGCGATTAACACCAAAAAGCTCACCATGCAGGGCTTTATTGTGATGGATTATTGGGACCAGTACAGCGAGTTTGTGGGACAGATGGCGCAGTGGTTACAAGAAGGCAAAATGAAGTCGGAAGAGACAGTATATCAAGGTTTAGAACAAGCTCCTGATGCATTTATCGGCTTATTCGAAGGCAAAAATAAAGGAAAGATGCTGGTTAAACTCTAA